In Enterobacter pseudoroggenkampii, the DNA window CCGTCTCCTTCAGCAGCCCACCGCTTTCGCTATCGGTCTCGCCATCGAGCGCATAGCCGTCGATATTCTTTGAGATGTATTTGGCAATATAGCCGGTAGCACTGCCTTTCTGCGGATCGATCGCGTCCGCGTGAAAGCGCGCCTGTCTGGCGCTTTCGCTCTGCAGCTCAACGGCATCCTCCTGCCGCGCGTAGTCTCCGATAATCCGACGAACGCATTCGACATCTTCCGGCAGCATAAACATCAGCATGTGCCAGTGGGGCGTACCGTCATGATGGGGTTCCGCAACGCGGATACCGAAAATACGGATCCCATCACGGTGGAGCTTTGCGCGGATGCGCGCCCACAGCCGGGTGAGGTAGCCTTGCGTCTCCGCCGGACTGGCCCCGTTCCACTTCGCGTTGGGGTAACCTGATTTCAGCGTCGCGTGATACTGCGCGGGCGCGGTTAAGGTATAGAACTCGCCCACATAGCCCAGCGCCTCACAGATATTTTCAAACCCGCGAATGCGGGTCATCAGTTCACAGCGTCGTATCGCCGGGTTGGCCACCGAGCTATCGAATTTTTCAATCAGGCTAATGCGGTTGCCCTCTTCATCTTCCAGCTCCATGCCCTTGAGAAATTCGCGGGTGCGGCGCTTCTGCTCGCGCCACTCGGTCACGCAGCGTTTGCTCGCATACGCCGTTCTCCGTTTGCTGACGTTGCCGAGGGCAATCTGCAAATGCTCGCGCCAGGCCGCCGCGACCCGACGCAGACGCCCGCGCCACCACGCCTCGGAAAACATGCGGATCACCGCCGCGGCAACGTCATCTTTGTCGAAACACATCTTCGACACGCGCTCCCAGTGCGGAGGCGACACGTTGAACTGGCGGGCGATCAGTCCGGCGCGCTGATACCAGACGTACAGCGTCTGGTATTCGCCCATCTCAGCATCGTTAATATTCGCCAGCTCGCCGCGAATAAAGCTGGCGATATCGGCGGCCAGCAGGTCGATGTCCGCGCGGGACATATCCGGCAGACGGTTATAGCGGGCAACCAGTTCGACCATTCGCGAGGCAAGGTACTGCAGAAGCAGGGTATCGAAATGGCCGTCAAACACGGTTCGGGAGACTGCTTCATGCAAACCTGCGCAGGCATAGCGTTCAGAGACCCGCCGCAGGCGAGGTAACATTCTTTTGCAGAAGCGGATCAAAAAGGCGTTAGCCTGCGGGCTGCCACGATGCTGTTCGAGGGCGTCAAACGCGCGCCAGACCTCAAAACGCACGCAGTCAGGCTGCTGTGAAAGAGCCATTCTTGCCTGCTTCAGCGCCGCGAAAAGGCGATCGCGGCGCTGCTGTTGGGCATGGGTGAGATAAGGGCTGGCAATGGCCGACCGTGGGGCATTCCACGGATAAGCAAATGACGTCGCCAACTCATCCTCCACGGACGTGTTTATTTTTCATCTCTGCGATCTCCTGACAGGTGACGCACAGGGCTACGCCGGGCACCGCTATTCGGCGCGCCTCCGGTATCGGCGCCTCGCAGTCCTCACAGAGGAAACGCGAAGGCGATGCGGGTCGTCTGCGGGCACGATTAATGTGCCGCTCTCTGTCTTCTTGCTCGCGCGCCTGGGCAAGATCGATAAAATCGGCCATCAGTGCAGCTCCTGTGATTCACGCTCGTAGCGGGCCGCTTCGTGGCACAGCAGTTCGGCAACGTCTTCTCCGCTCATGCCGGTTTTGTAGATATGGCTCGCCAGCGCCTCCAGGCGCAGGGAGACCGCGAGGGCTCGCGCGCATCGTTCCTCCGTTTTTGCCTCTGCCAGCAGGCGTTTCAGTTCTTCACTTCCGGTCGGATAAGGGCGGTTTTCACTGTTTCGCATCACGCGTTCTCCTTAAATTCAGGCAAAAGGATGCCCGGCGGGTTTACGCCATTAGTTTTTGGGTTGGGTTATATCGGCATGGTCAGCCGTTCAGGAAATAAACTCACAACAGCACGAAAATGGTTCATGGCGTTAATCAGCGCCCGTTTCTCTTCGGTCGTCAGCTCGCTGATATCGCACTCATGCCGGGCGACGGGCAATCTCGCCAGGAAAAAGAGGGCGGCCAGCGCCCTGCAGTTCTCCTCAAAACAGGGATCGCGCTTATCGCGCAGCTCGGCCATAAACCGCGCCAGCTCTTTTCCGCTATCGCTCCCGTATCGGGCGCGCAGTTCAGCGACGTGGTTAAGCCCGTTAAGACGCGCTCCCACGCTAAGTGGAACCCTTGCACGGGCAGCTTCTATCGCCATATCACCCCTCGCATAAATTCACGCACGCTAATGTGCTGAAAACGGGTGTAGCACGGTTTTTTCCACCGTTTGATGATTGCGATTTCAGAAGCCATGCTGCATGATTCCCATTTTGATACTGTCTGCAATCATTAGCCTCTGTTTGCCAACATCTGCCGCTGATTGCCCGAATTTGCAATGATATTAATACCCAATTGAGTATTAGTAAACACCCAAAGGAATATATTTTGATCTTAGATTCTCAAGTGAATAATGAAGAGTTACTCGATAGAATCTGTCAGGTATATGGTTTCACGCAGAAAATCCAGCTGGCCCGGCACTTTAATATCGCCGCCAGCTCGCTTCAGAACCGCTACGCGCGCGGTACCGTCTCTTACGACTTTGCGGTTCAGTGCGCGCTGGACACCGGCGCGAGCCTTCGCTGGCTGATGACCGGCCAAGGGGCGCAGTTTGAAGGTCATCCCGTGCCGGGCGATCCCGTTTCAGTTTCGACATTCACACTCAGTGACGGGAGACTGGAAGAAAATTCCATTTTGAGTATAGACTCTGCTTTCTTTAGCAAACCGCTGGCGCGCGGCATCGCCGTCCGGGCGGAGGGGAAGCTGCACTTTATCGAAAAAGACGCATCGTTAACCGACGGCCTGTGGCTGGTTGAGATTGAAGGCACCGCCAGCATCCGCGACCTAACGCTGCTGCCGGGTAAAAAACTCCACGTGGCGGGCGGCAAGGTTCCGTTTGAGTGCGGTATCGACGAGATTAAAACGGTAGGGCGTGTGGTGGGGATCTATAGCGAAGTAAGCTGAGGATGTTTCATCCCCCCCTCGTGGCTGTGGATCTGCCGCAAGATAAACCGATACAGAGAAGCGAATTATATGTCCGTATAATTCGCTTCTCTGTTCTTGTTTAATCAGGCTTATAACACTCATAAAAAAATATATGTTTTTAAATTATATTTTTTATTACTTCATTCAACCAATGAATGCATGTAACTGTAGTGACACGAAATATTACAAACAGAAAAATCATGAAGGAGTAAGGTCAGAGAAATTAATTAAATAAATGGAGTTAACCAGAATGGCTATACCAGTTTATCTCTGGCTTTACAGCGAAGAAGGGAAACAGTTAAAAGGTAGCGTTGATGTACATAGACGCGAAGGTAGCATTGAAATAACCGGACTGTCACACGGCGTAGAGATACCTACAGATGATTACTCCGGAAAAATAACAGCCAAACGCCAACATTCTCCCTTTGTTTTTACAAAAGCGCAAGACGTCTCAAGTCCTTACCTTTATCAGATCGTTAGTACGGGAAGCGTTCTTAAATCTGCTGAGCTAAAATTTTATCGAATCAACCACGCAGGGCAGGAAGAAGAATATTTTAATATTTTTATGGAAAATGCACGTATTACCTGCATTGTGCCTTATATGGAAGATGTGAAGGATCCCGACTTCACACATTATGATCATATGGAAGCCATAGAAATGACATATGAAAAAATAACATGGAAATATCTGGACGGTAACATTGTCCATTCCGATAGCTGGAAAGAACGCAGCGCGGCATAAGGGGAATAGCTCATGGCATGGACCTACTACCAAAGTACCGGTGAACTGTGGCATAAAGGTAAACTTATTGGCACAGGGTATTCCGGAAACCTGACAAACAAAAATAATCCAGACCGTCAGCACGTTAAGGGGATGGGACCATTACCACGCGGAACGTATCGCATAGGAGGCCATACATCCTCAAGGGGGCCAATGACAATTAACCTCAAACAAACCTCTGGTGAGAGCTATGGGCGATCGCTGTTTCGCATCCATGGTGAGAAAAAGGCACCAGCCATTCCTGGTTTTGCATCAGAGGGCTGCATTATCATGGGACCTCACATTCGCTCTAAAATAATTCTTTCGTCAGATCGTACGCTTGAGGTAGTTCGTTGAAAAAGTACGTGTTTTCTCTAATTACCTGCATTCTTACGGCTTCCTGTATAGCGTCAGAGAGTGACTGGATAACCTATATTAAGCTGGTGTCCAGCGCTGACATGGCAGCTATTCAGGCATTACCAGCGAAGATTAAAAGCACTGGTGATAATCTGGATGACGAGCATGCTGAACAGTTGGCGACCGCCATCAGCATGGCGCTTATCCGCGCCCCAGAATTAGTGCTGAATGTCACCAATCAATTTAAGTTGAACCCAGACCCTTTACAGCAACGGTTTGGAACCACTTTGATATGTAGCATACCGATGATGATACACAGCACTAATGCGGAGGTTGAAACCTATTTAGCAAAGGCTAAACCAGCATTGGAGAAAGCGGGCTCCCCAGCAAGAGAATGCTTAAGCAATATGCTCGATGTAATCAATGAGGTTAAGCAAGAAAAGGATAAGGACTCAAAACGTTAGCATCATATTATAACAAGCGCTCTTCTGAGCGCTTAATCTTTGAACCATTAAATAATAAACTACATATCACTCCAGTTTATCCAAAAATAAAAGAGCACATGGCTAAATCCTCCCTTTCAACCATCACCGTATCAAATAACAGCGGCTGCTCGGCTATGAGTGCGACGCAGAAATTTGAAAATATCTATATCCCACCGGGAATGAACTTGATATGAAAACGATGCAGCTGTTTTTGATTATGTTAGTGATATCGCACGTGGCTTATGCAAATGACTGTACTTCTGTTGAAGAAATGGACAAGGCAGATAACGCAGCCTCTGCCATTCAGGACTGGCAAGGCATCCATTCTTTTTACAAAAATTACAGACAGTGTGATGAGGGATATATCGCAGAAGGGATATCAGCGACTATTGTCGGGCTGTTAGCCAACAACTGGAAGACCTCCCATCAACTCATGCAGCTATCTGTAAACGATCGCGCTTTTGAGTCATGGATGATTAATCACATCGATACGACCACGAACGATCGCGAGCTCGATAAAGTCGTGAGAAACGCCACGGATAGCTGTCCCGAAGGCGGTAAAGCGTTCTGCAATCAGATTGAGAATGCCGCACAAGGCGCGTTGAAGGAACTGCAAAGCCCATAGCCAAGAATGGTTTCACAGGTAGAGCAGGAAACGGAGCTATCCTCACCCTCCACCTTACAGGCTCCTGCTCACTTCCCCACCTCACAAACTGCAAAACTAAAGAAATCCCCCATCGCGCCGATCATCATCCGTGTGTATTATTTCCTGTAGCTTTTACAACAACTAACCTTAACTCAAATACTTAAGCGCCAAAGCGAAAGGCATCATGAGCACACCGATCAAACGGCTAGAAATCATTAAAAATGCCATTGAACTGGAAGATGACGACATCATCCAGAGCCAGCTGACACGCCTGAAAAATGAAGCGTTTGACGATGAGCTACAGGCAATCGTCGTGGCGCTTGAGGAGAAGAACTACACCGCGGCCATGGCGGCCATTACCGCCTGGCTGCAGGGCCAGCGCGCCGTCACCCCGTGGCGCGACCCGCAGGTGGCAGCCAGCAAGCTGGAACTGAAGGCGCTGGAAGAGCGTCTGCGCGATCTGATTGACCGCCGCAACGCCCGCGTGCAGCAGCTTGATGAGTTTAACGATCTCTATTTTTCCCGCCTTGGGCCGCTGATGCAGCAGATCCTCGCCCTGCGTAAAACCCTGGCGGAGCTAAACCTGCGTCGTCAGCAGGCGGAAGCGCGTCGTCGCGAGGAAGATTACCGTCGCTGCCAGCACTATATGGCGCAGGCGGTAGAGGTGCTGGCGACGCTCACCCAGCGCTGGCGCGATCTCCCGGCCGATTCCGTACAGGCCGCTGAGGCGCGTAAGCATCTGGAACAGCAAAGCAATCTGATTGCCAACCTGCTGGCCGAAGCGCTGGAGCTGGAGAGCGGCTTAACGCGCGAAGAGGAGCCTGCGCGTCAGGCGCGCGACGAGGCGAACGAAGAGTACGAGAAGTATCGCGAACAGCATCACGATGCCGAAGTGCGGCTGCGCAAAGGTAAGCATCTTTCGGAAGAAGACCAGAACGAACTCAAGCGTCTCTGGCGGCAGGCGAGCAAGCTCTGCCACCCGGATCTGGTGGCGGACGATTTGAAAGAAGAAGCCAACAGCATGATGGTGCAGCTTAACCAGGCGAAGCAGAGCGGCGATGTGAAAGCCATTCGCTCGCTGGTAGCCCGCCTGCAACAGGGCTTCGAGCCATTGATGGCCAGCGACAGGCTGAACGATCTGGAACGTATCCGCAAAAAAATGGCGCAGGTCCGCGAGCAGATCGACATTTTAGTGAACGAGCTGGCGGAACTGGAGAAAGAGGAGTCCTGGCTGCTGGTCTCGTCGCTCAACAATATGGAAGCGTACTTCGCTCAGCAGGAGAAAGCGCTGCACGAGGTCCGCGCCTCGCTCGAACATCAGGTGAACGAAGCGCAGCTGGATTCCGCCGCCTGATTATTTGGCGTGCCAGTATGCGCTGGCACGCACCAGCTGCGGGTCAATCGCGTCGGCTTCAAACTGACGGCTCAGCGTTTTCACCACCTTCCCTTCCCCGGTCAGCCAGATGAAGTAGTCTTCCCCCGGAACGGTCAGCGCCGCCAGATGGTCTGCGACCGCCTGCGCGTTGTGGCCCACTACCCAGGTGATATTGAACCCGCTCAGGTGCGCCAGATAGTCTTTATAAGATTCGTCCCCGACCGTCACGACCGCATGAACCTCCGGGCGAATCGGCAGTTTAGCAATGCTTTCTAAGCGTCGACGCAGCGCGGGCATGCCGGACTCGTCGCACACGTACAGCTGCCAGGCGTAATCCTCCGGCACCACCAGCGAACCGCGCGGGCCGCCGATGGTCAGCGTGTCGCCCGCTTTCGCCTCGACCGCCCAGCTGCTGGCAATGCCGCCGTCATGAATGAAGAAATCGAGAACCAGCTCATGATTTGCCTCATCGTAGAGCGGCGTATAGTCGCGCGCCTGCGGACGCACGCCGTCGCCCCAGTCGATGCCTTCATCGGTGACCACCGGCGGCGTAAACGTCGTCCCGGGCGCCGGAAAAAAGACTTTGGTATGGTCGTCGAAACCGCGGGAGCTAAAGCCCTCCAGCGCCTCACCGCCTAAAACAATGCGCTGGAAACCCGCGCTGGCGCGCTCAACGCGGAGCACCGTCAGCTCGCGAAAACGCAGGTCATTACGAACACGCTGTGGATAACGAGTAGATGCCATTTTTAGACCCTTTTCTGGTGAATACGATATATCTAAATCAATTTTCAAATGATAATGATTACTAATAATGAAAAATGCAAGCTCTTTTAGATTGCATCTGAATATATCTTAGATATAGTTTAGATATATCAATTAAAGGACCTGTTATGCGACACGAAAACGACAGCGGCGGGCGACGACCGCGCTTTTTCGGCCACGGCGATCTGCGGCTGGTGATTCTGGATATCCTGACCCGCAGTGCGAGCCACGGCTACGAGCTGATCAAAGAGATCGAGAACCTGACCCAGGGAAACTACACCCCGAGCCCGGGCGTCATCTATCCAACCCTGGATTATCTTCAGGATCAGACCTTTATCACCATTACGGAAGAAGATAGCGGGCGTAAGCGCATTGCGATTACCGCTGAAGGACAGCGCTGGCTGGATGAAAACCGGGAACAGCTGGAACAGATCCAGGTGCGTATCAAAGCGCGCAGCGTCGGTTTTCAGCTGCGCAAAAACCCGCAGATGAAGCGGGCGCTGGATAACTTCAAAGCGGTGTTAGACCTGAAGGTGAATCAGGGAGAGCTCAGCGACGCGCAGCTTAAGCAGATTATCGGCGTGATTGACCGCGCGGCGCTGGAGATCTCCCAGCTGGATTAAGCCGGCGCGTGCTCGCTCACGCGGAAGACGCGTACCAGCTCTTTCAGGTGCATCGCCTGTTCGTTAAGCGATGCCGCTGCAGCTACAGACTCCTCCACCAGCGCGGAGTTCTGCTGGGTGGTGGCATCAATCAGGCCAATCGCGCTGTTAATCTGCGAGATACCTTCCGTCTGCTCGTGGCTGGCCTGGCGAATTTCCCGCAGAATCACGTCCATCTCCTCCACGTTGCCCACCATCCCGTTGATCAGCCCACTCGCTTTTTCGACCAGGTTCATCCCGTCCTGGGTCTGGCTGGTGGAGCTCTCAATCAGCTCACGGATTTCGCTGGCAGACGACGCGCTCTTCTGGGCAAGCTGGCGAACCTCACCGGCCACCACCGCAAAGCCGCGTCCGTGCTCGCCGGCGCGCGCCGCTTCTACCGCCGCGTTCAGCGCCAGAATGTTGGTCTGGAACGCAATGGCGTCGATCAGGTCGATAATGTCGGACATCCGGTTCGATGTTTCGTTAATCAGGCGCATTTTGCTGGTCACCTGCTTCATCATCTCACCGTTGTTTTTGACCACCGTGGCGGCATCGGCCGAAAGGTTGGTCGCTTCCCCGGTATGCGAGGCAGTATTTTTCACCGTCGCGGTGATCTGCTCCATCGAGGCGGCGGTCTGTTCGACAGAACTTGCCTGCTCTTCCGTGCGCGCGGCCAAATCCTGGTTCCCGGCGACAATCTGCGCGGCTGCGCTGGAGATATTCTCCGAGCCGGTTTGCACCTGCTGCACAATGTCCAACAGTCGCGTCTTCATCTCCATCAGCGCATGCAGCAGCAGACCCGTTTCGTCTTTGCCGTGCGGCGTGATGCTGCCCGTCAGATCGCCCTCTGAAATGGCTTTTGCAAAATGCACCGCCTCGCCGAGCGGACGTGTGATAGCGCGCACGATAAACCAGCCAATCAGGCTGCCTGCCACGACGCTAAAGAGCGTGATCAGGATCAGCAGCAGGCGGTTAGACCTGAAATCTCCTTCTACCTGCGCCCCTGCACTCTGCATCTCGCTGTTTTGAATCGTAATCAGCTCCTTCACCTTCGCTTTATAAGCCTGCTGCACGGCGAGGGTGGTGGTCATCATCTCCTGAATAGCGCCCGCACGATTGTTGTTCTGCACCGCCTGCAAAATGCGGTAGCGCGAGTCCAGATACTGCTGGCGCACGCTGCGGATATCCGCCAGCACCTGCTGAGACTTTTGATCCTGCAGCGCGTTGTTCAGCTCGCCGAGGATCACCGTGATGTGCTCGCTGATCTCTTTCAGGCGCTGCTGCGATTGCCCCGTGTAGGTACCCTGCTCATCCAGCAGCATCAGCTGTTGCGTGCTAATAAATTCCTGGAAGTTATCGATTAACTGGTTCGCTTTTACCGTGGTCGGATAATCACTGGTAATAATGGATTGCATCCCGTTATTAGCCCGGTTCAGACTCAGCAGAGACAGGCTCGCGCTGATCGCCATCAGGACAATAAAGAATCCAAACGCCAGAAATAATTTCGTGCCGATCTTTACGTCATGTAAGAACATATTTTCTCCATCGATGTGATTATTTCTCAGACGATCGCTGTTATCGGTAACGAATTTGCTAACTTTATGACTTTGATCGTTTTTTTATTTCATAACCCTCACAATGCATAGGTGTAGGCTATTAATATTGCTTCATCGATCGTTACCAGACCGTCAAACGAGGTATTTTTGAAACAGGATTCTGAAGAACTGACTTAGGCAGGAATAAATAACTGAGGCACTTTCTTTAGTTATTTAATATGAACTTAACAATAAAATACATTAATAGTCACAACCAGAAAATAAAAAGCCGCTTATTCCTTACGGAATAAACGGCTTTTCCGGAACATTATTGACTCAATGGAGCACAGTCACCGCATCCTTAAGGCGTCCGGCGCGATGCTTCACCATCGCAGAAATGTGGGCGCTCTCCTCGACCAGGTCGGCGTTTTTCTGCGTGATGCTGTCGAGTTCAGCCACCGCGCGGGTCAACTCTGACAGTCCGGTTGCCTGCTCGGAGGTCGCGTGGCTGATCTGGGCGATAAGCTGCGTCACGTTTTTCACCTGCACAACGATATCATCCATCGTACGGCCTGCGGCGTGTACCTGCTCAGAGCCGGACTGCACCTTGCTGGCGCTGGCATCAATGAGTTTACGAATATCATTAGCCGCACTGGCGCTGCGGCTGGCGAGATGACGGACTTCACCCGCGACCACGGCAAACCCTTTACCCTGCTCCCCTGCCCTTGCTGCTTCAACCGCCGCGTTTAGCGCCAGAATATTGGTCTGGAAAGCGATATCGTTAATCAGGGAGGTAATCGAGCCAATTCGCTGCGTGCTGTCGGCAATGTCATCCATCGTTTTAACGACGGTCTGCATCGCATTGCCCCCTTTCGTTGCCGCGCTGCTCGCGGCCAAGGAGAGTTTGTCCACCTCGGCGGCGGTTTCGGAGTTACTCTGAACGGACGCGGCCATCTGGTTCATTGTCGCGACGGTCTGCTGCACGTTCGCCACGGTCTGACGCGTCCGATCGTTCAGATCTTCATTTCCCTGCGCCAGCCTGTCGCTGCCGTCACGGACGCTCACCACCTGGCTCGACACGTCATTGATTAACCAGCGGCACATCAGGCCCAGTTGCCCGACCGCACGCAGCGTCAGCCCCAGCTCGTCGCTGCGGTTCAGGTGCTGCACGCTGTTGCGCTCGCCGGTTGCGACCTTCAGCGCCTGTTGCGCCACATTCTCGATCGGGCGGACAATCTGTTGCTCAAACAGCAGCGTCCCCAGCAGCATTACCAGCGCGGCTGCGGCAAGCGGCATCCACCCGGCGGAGGTCGCGACCAGCGTGGCGGCGAGTACGGCAAAAAGCACCGCCATCACGCTGCGCACGCGCCAGCGCAGCGGCATTGCCGGCAGTTTGCCCAGCCAGCCCTTTCCGACCACCAGCCCTTTATGAATACGTTTTTTACAGCGCCCGTCGTTCAGCGCCCGGTAGAGCGGCTCCACGGTGGCAATCTCTTCCGCTGTGGCTTTGGTGCGAATGGACATATAGCCCGTCACCTGCCCGCGGCGCACCATCGGTACCGCATTCGCACGCACCCAGTAGTGGTCGCCGTTTTTGCGCCGGTTTTTAACAATCCCGCTCCACGGCTCGCCCTGCTGCAGCGTGTACCACATATCGGCAAACGCGGCTTTTGGCATATCGGGATGGCGTACCATATTGTGCGGCTGGCCCGTCAGCTCATCGAGCTGGTAGCCGCTCACCTGCACAAAGGTGTCGTTGGCGTGTGTGATATAGCTGTGGACGTCTGTGGTAGACATTAAGGTGGTGTCATCGTCCAGAGGATATTCATTCTGGGTGACATAGGTTGGAGAGGACATCGTGGGCATCCCTTGCAGGTTATTTGAATGTTAATTTTGTGGGTCAATGTTTTTTCGGCGGTAAACAATTTATCTTTAGTTGTTAAACTTGATGGAGATCGCAGATTTGACTTAAACCATACTTTTTGTACGATTTTTTAATTCATTGATTTCAAATACTTTCGTAAAGAAATTACCTGTAAAGCATGACCCGTTAACGCCCACTTAAGTTGCAGCGAATGCACCTCTTTAGTGCAGCTGCGCGTTTCCGTCCTCATTTATCCTCTCTTTCCTGTACCGCTAAATCCCGTTTCGGTTGCTCCGGCATGATTAAATATTGTGCAACATTATTTTAACCTGGCGTTTATCCCGATTTTCGTTAAGTCATCTGAAGTGGCGTAATCCCTGCAATACTTAACTCAGTATCATGTGATACGCGATCCCCGGGAGCACATTTTGAACAGGTTACCTTCCAGCGCCTCGGCTCTTGCCTGTACCGCGCACGCACTGAATCTCATTGAGAAGCGAACGCTCGATCATGAGGAGATGAAACAACTTAACCGAGAGGTCATCGATTACTTTAAAGAGCACGTCAATCCAGGGTTTCTGGAGTATCGCAAATCTGTTACCGCCGGCGGGGATTACGGAGCCGTAGAGTGGCAAGCGGGAAGTCTGAACACGCTTGTCGACACCCAGGGACAGGAGTTTATCGATTGCCTGGGAGGTTTTGGAATTTTCAACGTGGGGCACCGTAATCCAGTTGTGGTTTCCGCCGTACAGAATCAACTTGCGAAACAACCTCTCCATAGCCAGGAACTGCTTGACCCGCTTCGCGCCATGCTCGCGAAAACGCTGGCGGCCTTAACGCCCGGCAAACTGAAGTACAGCTTCTTTAGCAACAGCGGCACGGAATCGGTCGAAGCGGCGATTAAACTCGCCAAAGCGTACCAGTCGCCGCGCGGGAAATTCACCTTTATCGCCACCAGCGGCGCGTTCCACGGGAAATCCCTGGGCGCACTGTCTGCTACCGCCAAATCCACCTTCCGCAAACCGTTTATGCCGCTGCTGCCGGGCTTCCGCCACGTGCCGTTTGGCGACATCAACGCCATGCGCACCGCGCTGAGCGAATGCCGCAAGACCGGCGATGACGTGGCGGCGGTGATCCTGGAGCCGATTCAGGGCGAAGGCGGCGTGATCCTCCCTCCGCAGGGCTATCTGCCCGCCGTGCGTCAGCTGTGCGATGAGTTTGGCGCCCTGCTGATCCTCGACGAAGTCCAGACCGGGATGGGCCGCACGGGCAAGATGTTTGCCTGCGAGCACGAGAACGTGCAGCCGGACATCCTGTGCCTGGCGAAGGCGCTCGGCGGCGGCGTGATGCCGATTGGCGCGACGGTGGCCACCGAGGAGGTCTTCTCGGTGCTGTTCGACAATCCGTTCCTGCATACCACCACCTTTGGCGGTAACCCGCTGGCCTGTGCGGCCGCTCTGGCGACCATTAACGTGCTGCTGGAGCAAAACCTGCCCGCGCAGGCGGAGCAGAAAGGCGACATGCTGCTGGACGGCTTCCGTCAGCTAGGCCGGGAGTATCCGGACCTGGTGCAGGACGCGCGTGGGAAAGGGATGCTGATGGCGATTGAGTTTGTTGATAACGAAACCGGCTACAGCTTCGCGAGCGAGATGTTCCGCCAGCGGGTGCTGGTGGCCGGAACGCTCAACAACTCGAAAACCATCCGCATTGAACCGCCGCTGACGCTGACGATTGAGCAGTGTGAGCAGGTGCTGAAAGCGGCGCGTAAAGCGCTGGCAGCGCTGCGGGTGAGCGTGGAAGAGGCGTAATCAACGCCGGGTGGCGTTACGCTACCCGGCAGTTTTTTATCGGTGAAACTCCGCCACCGTCATGGTGAAGCGAAGCACGGTATCGCTTTCATTGGCGTAGCCGTGCGACACTTCCGTTTTCGCCACCGCCGACGCACCAGCGTTAACCTGGGTCACCGTCTCATCCACCGTCAGCGTTAACTCGCCCTCGTTTACGTGCAGCAGCTCAAAGGTTCCCGCCGGGTGCCCCGGAGAGGTAAACCGTTCTCCCGGCTGCATCTCCCACTGCCATAACTCAATCATGTCAGGTCCCG includes these proteins:
- a CDS encoding TraR/DksA family transcriptional regulator, which produces MADFIDLAQAREQEDRERHINRARRRPASPSRFLCEDCEAPIPEARRIAVPGVALCVTCQEIAEMKNKHVRGG
- a CDS encoding DUF5347 domain-containing protein, with protein sequence MAIEAARARVPLSVGARLNGLNHVAELRARYGSDSGKELARFMAELRDKRDPCFEENCRALAALFFLARLPVARHECDISELTTEEKRALINAMNHFRAVVSLFPERLTMPI
- a CDS encoding DNA repair protein, whose amino-acid sequence is MSTPIKRLEIIKNAIELEDDDIIQSQLTRLKNEAFDDELQAIVVALEEKNYTAAMAAITAWLQGQRAVTPWRDPQVAASKLELKALEERLRDLIDRRNARVQQLDEFNDLYFSRLGPLMQQILALRKTLAELNLRRQQAEARRREEDYRRCQHYMAQAVEVLATLTQRWRDLPADSVQAAEARKHLEQQSNLIANLLAEALELESGLTREEEPARQARDEANEEYEKYREQHHDAEVRLRKGKHLSEEDQNELKRLWRQASKLCHPDLVADDLKEEANSMMVQLNQAKQSGDVKAIRSLVARLQQGFEPLMASDRLNDLERIRKKMAQVREQIDILVNELAELEKEESWLLVSSLNNMEAYFAQQEKALHEVRASLEHQVNEAQLDSAA
- a CDS encoding phage repressor protein CI, producing the protein MILDSQVNNEELLDRICQVYGFTQKIQLARHFNIAASSLQNRYARGTVSYDFAVQCALDTGASLRWLMTGQGAQFEGHPVPGDPVSVSTFTLSDGRLEENSILSIDSAFFSKPLARGIAVRAEGKLHFIEKDASLTDGLWLVEIEGTASIRDLTLLPGKKLHVAGGKVPFECGIDEIKTVGRVVGIYSEVS
- a CDS encoding replication endonuclease, translated to MATSFAYPWNAPRSAIASPYLTHAQQQRRDRLFAALKQARMALSQQPDCVRFEVWRAFDALEQHRGSPQANAFLIRFCKRMLPRLRRVSERYACAGLHEAVSRTVFDGHFDTLLLQYLASRMVELVARYNRLPDMSRADIDLLAADIASFIRGELANINDAEMGEYQTLYVWYQRAGLIARQFNVSPPHWERVSKMCFDKDDVAAAVIRMFSEAWWRGRLRRVAAAWREHLQIALGNVSKRRTAYASKRCVTEWREQKRRTREFLKGMELEDEEGNRISLIEKFDSSVANPAIRRCELMTRIRGFENICEALGYVGEFYTLTAPAQYHATLKSGYPNAKWNGASPAETQGYLTRLWARIRAKLHRDGIRIFGIRVAEPHHDGTPHWHMLMFMLPEDVECVRRIIGDYARQEDAVELQSESARQARFHADAIDPQKGSATGYIAKYISKNIDGYALDGETDSESGGLLKETASAVSAWAGRWHIRQFQFIGGAPVTVYRELRRLADPEAASGLSVEFAAVQEAADAGDWAGYVTAQGGPFVRRDDLQVRTLYEPGAGFNQYGEETVRIRGVYDSAVGAGSPIITRLTQWKIVPKRAADLKDAPVSSRSSVNNCTQTDLSQPLSRRARRALTERIKFIRPGASSPIVFASDPQNGVPEKVIDEIRLATGIAISRGEALHLMAGGVSRFNDKWCRGAADGSLFPAARSYQHKARKILERIGYLTDLFAQRAR
- the tssD gene encoding type VI secretion system tube protein TssD, with the protein product MAIPVYLWLYSEEGKQLKGSVDVHRREGSIEITGLSHGVEIPTDDYSGKITAKRQHSPFVFTKAQDVSSPYLYQIVSTGSVLKSAELKFYRINHAGQEEEYFNIFMENARITCIVPYMEDVKDPDFTHYDHMEAIEMTYEKITWKYLDGNIVHSDSWKERSAA
- a CDS encoding DUF2732 family protein; amino-acid sequence: MRNSENRPYPTGSEELKRLLAEAKTEERCARALAVSLRLEALASHIYKTGMSGEDVAELLCHEAARYERESQELH
- a CDS encoding tlde1 domain-containing protein; the encoded protein is MAWTYYQSTGELWHKGKLIGTGYSGNLTNKNNPDRQHVKGMGPLPRGTYRIGGHTSSRGPMTINLKQTSGESYGRSLFRIHGEKKAPAIPGFASEGCIIMGPHIRSKIILSSDRTLEVVR